The window CGAACCTCCTGATCGACGAAGTCGATCAGCCCCAGATCGTCCTTGTACTGCGCGTACGCGTCGAGGGACCCGGCGGCCGTGTCCATCACCAGGTGGATCAGCTCCCGCGCATCGGCCTGCAGCACAGGATTGGCCAGCAGCTCGTCGGCGATCTGCTGGGAGATTCCCAGCAGCGCAGCATCCACGGCCTTGGCGTACGCGAAACCAGGGAGCTTCCTGCCTGCCTCTTTGGCGGCGGCCCGGGCCTCGGCCACCTGCGCGGGCTTCGCGAGCTTCGCCCATCCCGCCCAGGGGGCGCGCGAAGGATCGGCCAGGTCACGGCGCAGCTGCTCGAGGGGGTCGAGATGCTTGCGGATGGTCGCTGCAGCGCTCCCGGCGGCGGCATCGGCCTCGGCACGAAGGGCCTGCAGAGCACCGTCCAGCCCGGCCAGCCAGGCCTGCCTGCGATCCTGATCGGAGGCGGCCGGCAGTGCTGCGTCCCGGTACTCCTGCCACGAGGCCGCGGCCGCGGCGCGCAGCTGGTCCGCTCCGATGCGATTGGTGCGGGCCCGGCCGGCGAGGTCTCGCACGTGGGAGCGCCAGGACGGGGTGGCGCTGTAGGGGAGGGCAGGGTCCTCCTCGCCGTCGTGGCCGGTGCGCGCCAGCAGGTCGCCCGAACGGGCACCCGCGGCCGCAGCAGCGTCGTCGATGGCGGCGTTGAACGCGGCCTTCTGCCGATCGGCGTCCAGCACCTGCACGTCCGGGGAGATCCCGGCGTCCATGGCGAACTCGCGCAGCAGCTGCCCGGCCACCGCGTTGACGGTGCCGATCATGGCGCTGTCGATCCCGGTGGCGGCCTGGGCGTCGCCCACCTCCAGCAGGGTGCGCCGCACCCGGTCGGAGAGCTCGGCGGCGGCCTTGGTGGTGAAGGTGGTGGCGATCAGCTGGGAGGGCTGCAGGCCGCCCTTGATCCGCTCGGCGATGTCGTGGGTGAGGGTGTGGGTCTTGCCGGAGCCGGCGGAGGCGTTGATCAGGGTGAAGGTCATCGGAAGTCTCCCGTCATGCCGCACAGCTGGGCGTACTCGCTGGTGGCGCAGTAGCTGTCGACGGCCACCAGGCCCTCGGAGCGTGCCGCGGCCCGGGCGCCCTCCAGTGCCCTCCTGCGCTTGCTGTAGGGGGCGTCCAGCGGCAGGTTCGCGCCATCGAGCAGCGATCGGCAGCCGGCCACGGCCGTGCCCTCGGCGATCTGGTCCAGGGCGGTGGTGACCGAGCGCGTCAGGCGCTCCCAGGAGTCGCGCACGTCCATCGGGGTGCGACGGCGCGGGTCCAGCTCGCGGTCCGCGGCGACGAACTCCCCGGCATGCAGCAGGAAGTACCCCACCTGCGCGGGCTCGGCGAGCGACTCGGCCTGGTCGAGGGCCCAGGCGTAGGAGGCCAGCTGCACGGCGTCCCCGGTCTCGTACAGGTCCACGTAGCGGGTGCGGCTGCGGGACCACTTCAGGTCGATCACCGTGGGGCGCCCGGAGGCATCGCGCAGGTCCAGGTCGCGGCTGCCCACGAACTCGATGGTGCGCGCGCCACCGGCCAGCGGCAGCGTGAGGGGATGGGAGAAGCGCACCTCGGTGCCGGTGATCCGCAGGCCTGCTCGCGCCGTGCCCGCGAACAGGGTGCGCAGGGACCGCACGGTGCGGTCGTGCACATCGGCACGCTGCGCCGCGTGGCCGGGAAGGTCCAGCTCGGAGGCGAACTGGGGGACGAGGCGATCGAAGACGGAGGTGATCTCCTCGTCGGTGGGCGGACGGAGCGGCGCGCCACCGACGCCGTCGTCCCACCGCTGCTGCACCAGCTGCTCCACCACGGCATGCACCAGGGTGCCGATCATCCGGTCCCCGGTGGGCAGGGCGGCGACGTCCGCGGTGCGCACGCCGAGGGCGTGCTCGAGCAGCCAGTGCAGCGGGCACCCCACGAGGGTCTGCGCCGCGGTGAACGACAGGCGCTGCGGGAGCAGATGCACACCGGTGGCGAACTGTCGGTGCAGGTGCTCCGGCGGTTCCGCCCGGACCAGCCCGGGAACGCGCACCGGCAGTTCGACGCCGCCGAGCGCCCAGGTGCCGCCGGTGATCAGTGATTCGGGGCTGCGGCGGTGCGCTCCTGATGGCCCGTCCTGCCTGCGTGCGCTCTCCAGGTGGGCCAGCAGGCCGCTGGGCGGCGGTGATTTCTCCAGCCGGCGCCCGGGCAGCACCGCGATCACCTGCCCTGCGGTGCGCAGGCCCCGCAGGGCCGCATCGACGTGCAGGCCGGCGAGCTGCTCGGGATCGATCAGGTGGGCGCCTCCCGAGCGCAGGGCCTCACGCTCGGCCTGGTCCCATTGCACGGCGGTCGGGGTCTCACCGCCCTCGGGGGCCCACCACAGCACGGTGCCGCCCGCGGCCGCGACCTGTGCAGGGCGGGTGGTGACCTTCCAGGGCGCCACCTGCGCGCCGGCCAGCGGGGAACGACCGGACCCGCCGCATGCGTCGATGATCAGCTGCAGGGTGCGCCGTGAGAGCAAAGTGGCCGGATCGAGCATCCCCAGCACGGCCTGCAGGGTGCGCACCTGGGTGAGGGAGGCCAGCAGGTCCCCGTCCCCGCGGGAGACGGCCTGCAGCCGCTGCGACAGCCAGTCCAGCCGGGCCGCGACCGCCGGGGGCTGCAGACGATCCGCGGGGAGCGGGTCCGTGACCAGACGGTGGATCTCCTGGGCGGCCGTCAGTGCCTTCTCCGCGCTGGGGCGGAGATCCGCATCGGCGGCGGCGAGGCGCTCCTCGAGCTCGCCCAGGGCGCGCCGCCAGGCCGGGCCGCCCACGCCGGGCTCCTGCGTGAGCGCCCGCAGCAGGAGCCGACGGGCAGCGGCGGGCACCAGACCGATGGGCTCGGCATCGCGATCGGCCCCCGGGAGCACCCGCAGGTCCAGCAGGGCGGCGAGCTGGTGGACGTCCACCGGGGCGGTGGCGACGTCGAGGTACAGCCCCAGCACCTGGTGGTGGGCACGCGCGGTCGAGGGGGCGACCGCACCCGCCGCGGGCAGCCCGCGGCGCCGCAGTGCCTGATCCAGGATGGTGGTGTCGGCTCCTGCCAGGAGGGTGAGGGACGCACCCCCGGGGGCCTCGGGGGAGTGCGCGGCAGGTGCGGCGGGATCGGGTGCAGCCGGTGCGCGTGCGGCCGCGTGGGAGGCGGCCAGGTACCGAGCGGCGACGTCGGCGGCGGTCCATTCGTCCTGGCAGACCACCACCTCGAGGTGCGGGCCGGGCGTGGGCTGCGCTGCCGACGGCGCCTGCACCACGACCCCGCTGCGGGCCAGCGCGGCGAACAGCCGGGGCCACAGGCCGGGCAGTGCGGAAGGGTCCTCCTGTGCGGTGACCTGGGTGATGCCCAGCGGCCAGGTGCCGCCGGTGCGCTCCAGCTCCTCCAGCAGG is drawn from Brachybacterium muris and contains these coding sequences:
- a CDS encoding PD-(D/E)XK nuclease family protein, giving the protein MEFGWTADGAAWADAPGHAAHGQVRMGPRGLVQLLQTRLGLTRPAVDQAVRIAQYMQLIHQHLGSASEPEAFWPSRSFPVDPWSTARQLLRWRDAAVEAGWNPPGTDRPLPPRLAALRDVEAAVVVGMPGTTGIAGRPATLSPSSADDLVELLSLLEELERTGGTWPLGITQVTAQEDPSALPGLWPRLFAALARSGVVVQAPSAAQPTPGPHLEVVVCQDEWTAADVAARYLAASHAAARAPAAPDPAAPAAHSPEAPGGASLTLLAGADTTILDQALRRRGLPAAGAVAPSTARAHHQVLGLYLDVATAPVDVHQLAALLDLRVLPGADRDAEPIGLVPAAARRLLLRALTQEPGVGGPAWRRALGELEERLAAADADLRPSAEKALTAAQEIHRLVTDPLPADRLQPPAVAARLDWLSQRLQAVSRGDGDLLASLTQVRTLQAVLGMLDPATLLSRRTLQLIIDACGGSGRSPLAGAQVAPWKVTTRPAQVAAAGGTVLWWAPEGGETPTAVQWDQAEREALRSGGAHLIDPEQLAGLHVDAALRGLRTAGQVIAVLPGRRLEKSPPPSGLLAHLESARRQDGPSGAHRRSPESLITGGTWALGGVELPVRVPGLVRAEPPEHLHRQFATGVHLLPQRLSFTAAQTLVGCPLHWLLEHALGVRTADVAALPTGDRMIGTLVHAVVEQLVQQRWDDGVGGAPLRPPTDEEITSVFDRLVPQFASELDLPGHAAQRADVHDRTVRSLRTLFAGTARAGLRITGTEVRFSHPLTLPLAGGARTIEFVGSRDLDLRDASGRPTVIDLKWSRSRTRYVDLYETGDAVQLASYAWALDQAESLAEPAQVGYFLLHAGEFVAADRELDPRRRTPMDVRDSWERLTRSVTTALDQIAEGTAVAGCRSLLDGANLPLDAPYSKRRRALEGARAAARSEGLVAVDSYCATSEYAQLCGMTGDFR